Proteins co-encoded in one Erinaceus europaeus chromosome X, mEriEur2.1, whole genome shotgun sequence genomic window:
- the LOC103118075 gene encoding melanoma-associated antigen 10, with protein MENREQKGPVVATLNPQNSGRCTSWGPSYGGSSNPQVKGASSLHMSTYSEPPSWDPLNEKVMELVQLMILKYRLREPITRAEMLKVFLKGYRRRFPVIFKKASKCLEVIFGIELKEVDPTVHSYILVNSLGLTYDHMLSNNQSMPKIGLLIIILGLIFLEGNCAPEENIWDFLNMVGVGVGRDHFLCGDPWMLLTKEWVQENYLIYRQVQNSNPLRYEFLWGPRALAETNKMKVLEFLDKIKGTDPISYSLWYEKAVRDEEERARARFVPTESTSPLSTSQR; from the coding sequence atggaGAATAGGGAGCAGAAAGGGCCTGTTGTTGCAACCTTGAATCCTCAGAATTCTGGCCGCTGCACATCATGGGGCCCATCATATGGGGGCTCCAGCAACCCACAAGTGAAGGGTGCAAGCTCCCTGCACATGTCCACATACAGTGAACCCCCCTCCTGGGATCCACTTAATGAGAAGGTGATGGAATTGGTGCAACTTATGATCCTCAAGTATCGTTTGAGGGAGCCCATTACAAGGGCGGAAATGCTGAAGGTTTTTTTAAAGGGTTACCGGAGGCGATTTCCTGTGATATTTAAGAAAGCTTCTAAATGCTTAGAGGTGATCTTTGGCATTGAATTGAAGGAGGTGGACCCTACTGTCCACTCATACATCCTTGTCAACTCACTGGGGCTCACCTATGATCACATGCTTAGTAACAACCAAAGTATGCCTAAAATCGGTCTTCTGATAATCATCCTGGGTTTGATCTTCTTAGAGGGTAACTGCGCCCCGGAGGAAAATATCTGGGATTTCCTGAATATGGTAGGTGTGGGTGTTGGGAGAGACCACTTCCTTTGTGGAGACCCTTGGATGCTTCTCACCAAGGAATGGGTGCAGGAGAATTACCTGATATACCGGCAGGTCCAGAACAGTAATCCTCTGCGCTATGAATTCTTGTGGGGTCCAAGAGCTCTTGCTGAAACCAACAAGATGAAAGTGCTGGAATTTTTGGACAAGATCAAGGGAACTGACCCCATTTCCTACTCTTTATGGTATGAGAAGGCTGTAagagatgaggaagagagagccagGGCCAGATTTGTCCCCACGGAGAGCACCTCTCCTTTGTCCACTTCACAGCGTTAG